In a genomic window of Scyliorhinus torazame isolate Kashiwa2021f chromosome 5, sScyTor2.1, whole genome shotgun sequence:
- the LOC140420066 gene encoding uncharacterized protein, whose protein sequence is MEKWWKCGDCGKGYGVPSALEAHRRIHTGERPFTCSQCGKGFTRLSNLQAHQRVHTGEKPFTCSQCGKGFTRFSNLRRHKFVHAGEKPFTCSQCEKGYNDLPSLRRHELVHTGQRPFTCCVCGQGFTQLSSLQTHQRVHTGAKPFICTQCEKGFTHLSNLRRHQFVHTGERPFTCSQCEKGFTEFSSLQSHQRVHTGEKPFICSQCGKGFCVSSSLLRHQQVHN, encoded by the coding sequence atggagaaatggtggaaatgtggggactgtgggaagggatacggagtcccatctgcactggaagctcatcggcgcattcacactggggagaggccgttcacctgctctcagtgtgggaagggattcactcggttatccaacctgcaggcacaccagcgagttcacacaggggagaagccgttcacctgttctcagtgtgggaagggattcactcgcttttccaacctgcggagacacaagTTTGTTCatgctggggagaagccgttcacctgctctcagtgtgagaagggatacaATGACTTACCCAGCCTGCGAAGACACGAGCttgttcacactgggcagaggccgttcacctgctgtgtgtgtgggcagggattcactcagttatccagcctgcagacacaccagcgagttcacactggggcgaagcCGTTCATTTgcactcagtgtgagaagggattcactcacttatccaaccTGCGGCGACACCagtttgttcacactggggagaggccgttcacctgctctcagtgtgagaagggattcactgagttctccagcctgcagagtcaccagcgagttcacactggggagaagccgttcatctgctctcagtgtgggaagggattctgtgtttcctcgtccctgctgagacaccaacaagttcacaattga